One window of Myxocyprinus asiaticus isolate MX2 ecotype Aquarium Trade chromosome 6, UBuf_Myxa_2, whole genome shotgun sequence genomic DNA carries:
- the lmo4 gene encoding LIM domain transcription factor LMO4 isoform X1 translates to MDDMPNVGSDPVIMVNTACNTQLAHVRMGALAWKRCIGCGCKISDRFLLFALDGYWHCHCLRCSCCHAKLAEIGSSCFTKRGLILCKSDYIRLFGNSGVCRACNKSIPASEMVMRTQGNVFHVKCFVCSICHNQLIPGDHFHYVNGELFCERDRPTASPDTNSHLDSLREHNISEQKS, encoded by the exons ATGGATGACATGCCAAATGTAG GTAGTGACCCAGTTATTATGGTAAACACTGCCTGCAATACACAACTAGCTCATGTAAGAATGGGGGCTCTGGCATGGAAACGGTGTATTGGATGCGGATGCAAGATTTCTGACCGGTTCCTCCTGTTTGCTTTGGATGGATACTGGCACTGCCACTGTCTCAGGTGTTCCTGCTGCCATGCCAAGCTGGCAGAAATTGGCTCTTCGTGTTTCACCAAGCGTGGCTTGATCCTCTGCAAAAGTGACTATATAAG ATTATTTGGTAACAGCGGAGTCTGCAGGGCTTGCAATAAATCCATCCCAGCAAGTGAAATGGTTATGCGGACACAGGGAAATGTTTTCCATGTCAAG TGTTTTGTATGCTCCATCTGCCATAATCAACTAATACCTGGTGATCATTTTCACTATGTGAATGGAGAACTGTTCTGTGAGCGGGACAGGCCAACAGCTTCTCCAGACACAAACAGTCACTTGGATTCACTTCGGGAGCACAATATTTCAGAACAGAAGTCATGA
- the lmo4 gene encoding LIM domain transcription factor LMO4 isoform X2: MVNTACNTQLAHVRMGALAWKRCIGCGCKISDRFLLFALDGYWHCHCLRCSCCHAKLAEIGSSCFTKRGLILCKSDYIRLFGNSGVCRACNKSIPASEMVMRTQGNVFHVKCFVCSICHNQLIPGDHFHYVNGELFCERDRPTASPDTNSHLDSLREHNISEQKS; the protein is encoded by the exons ATGGTAAACACTGCCTGCAATACACAACTAGCTCATGTAAGAATGGGGGCTCTGGCATGGAAACGGTGTATTGGATGCGGATGCAAGATTTCTGACCGGTTCCTCCTGTTTGCTTTGGATGGATACTGGCACTGCCACTGTCTCAGGTGTTCCTGCTGCCATGCCAAGCTGGCAGAAATTGGCTCTTCGTGTTTCACCAAGCGTGGCTTGATCCTCTGCAAAAGTGACTATATAAG ATTATTTGGTAACAGCGGAGTCTGCAGGGCTTGCAATAAATCCATCCCAGCAAGTGAAATGGTTATGCGGACACAGGGAAATGTTTTCCATGTCAAG TGTTTTGTATGCTCCATCTGCCATAATCAACTAATACCTGGTGATCATTTTCACTATGTGAATGGAGAACTGTTCTGTGAGCGGGACAGGCCAACAGCTTCTCCAGACACAAACAGTCACTTGGATTCACTTCGGGAGCACAATATTTCAGAACAGAAGTCATGA